One window of the Clostridia bacterium genome contains the following:
- a CDS encoding M61 family peptidase codes for MMHRRSPLLFALLFASLALNAQQSSRPKGAAKASAQAAQGSAPTITLAVDASEAPRKIFHARMTIPAKSGPFTVYYPQWLPGEHGPTGPVVDTAGLRFTAAGKTLPWRRDTLDMFTYHVEIPQGANTVEVAMDYMSPTEMPGGFSSGTSATAQMAVLSWNWMVLYPKGWGSDQVQVRASLRMPAGWKFGTALPVANRGGDVVDFAPASLTTLVDSPVIMGAHLSTVPLSQGQNPPHEMDIAADSEAALQMTKEQNQGFNNLVSEAGALFGARHYRDYHFLLSLSDHVAHFGLEHHESNDSRLPERFMVDETQRVLGASLLPHEYVHSWNGKYRRPADLATPEYQTPMQSELLWVYEGLTEYLGYVLTARSGLWTPEQFRDQMAIVAEEFTHRPGRQWRSLEDTATAAQSLYGAGGPWTSWRRSVDFYDEGALIWLEADVIIRQQTGNKKSMDDFAHLFHGGQNSGPMVRTYTFDDVVSTLNQVAPYDWRKFLTDRIINIAPNAPLGGIEGGGWRVVYTDTPSDLTKAHETSGKALDASASIGLLLKEDGKVSDAIHDMISAKAGIGPGMSVVAVNGRKFSPDVMRDALKASKNSREPLQLLIENAEYFKAVSLDYHDGLRYPHLVRDSSKPDFIGDIIKPKVTTPPEPEPKPSE; via the coding sequence ATGATGCATAGACGCTCCCCGTTGCTGTTCGCGCTACTGTTCGCGTCACTCGCGCTCAACGCCCAGCAGTCTTCCAGGCCGAAGGGCGCAGCCAAGGCTTCGGCGCAGGCGGCGCAAGGTTCGGCGCCCACGATCACCCTCGCCGTCGATGCCAGCGAAGCTCCACGCAAGATCTTCCACGCGCGCATGACCATTCCGGCGAAGTCTGGCCCGTTCACGGTCTACTATCCCCAGTGGCTTCCCGGCGAGCACGGTCCAACGGGGCCTGTCGTCGATACGGCTGGCCTGCGCTTTACCGCGGCCGGCAAAACGCTGCCGTGGCGTCGCGACACGCTCGATATGTTCACCTATCACGTGGAGATACCTCAGGGCGCAAATACTGTCGAGGTAGCCATGGACTACATGTCGCCGACTGAGATGCCTGGCGGCTTCAGTTCAGGCACTTCCGCGACCGCTCAAATGGCCGTCTTGAGTTGGAACTGGATGGTTCTTTATCCCAAGGGATGGGGCTCGGACCAGGTCCAGGTGCGCGCCAGTCTGCGCATGCCTGCCGGATGGAAGTTCGGCACGGCACTACCCGTTGCAAATCGCGGAGGTGATGTTGTCGACTTCGCGCCCGCATCTCTAACCACGCTGGTTGATTCCCCGGTCATCATGGGCGCGCACCTCAGCACCGTGCCTTTGTCGCAGGGGCAGAATCCGCCGCACGAGATGGATATCGCTGCTGACAGCGAAGCCGCGCTGCAGATGACGAAGGAGCAGAACCAGGGTTTCAATAACCTCGTCTCCGAAGCTGGCGCTCTCTTCGGCGCTCGCCACTATCGTGACTATCATTTTCTGCTATCACTCAGCGACCACGTTGCACACTTCGGACTCGAGCATCACGAATCGAACGACAGCCGACTTCCCGAACGCTTCATGGTCGATGAGACGCAGCGAGTCCTGGGTGCGTCGCTACTGCCGCACGAATACGTACACTCATGGAACGGCAAATACCGTCGCCCGGCGGACCTCGCAACCCCCGAGTACCAGACGCCCATGCAGAGCGAACTGCTCTGGGTTTACGAGGGTCTCACCGAATATCTGGGATACGTACTCACTGCGCGTAGCGGTCTCTGGACACCGGAGCAGTTCCGCGACCAGATGGCGATCGTCGCAGAAGAATTCACGCACCGCCCCGGTCGGCAGTGGCGTTCGCTGGAAGACACCGCCACCGCCGCGCAGAGCCTGTACGGGGCTGGCGGCCCGTGGACCTCATGGCGACGCAGTGTCGATTTCTACGACGAAGGCGCGCTGATCTGGCTGGAAGCCGACGTCATCATCCGCCAACAGACCGGCAACAAGAAATCGATGGACGATTTCGCACACCTCTTCCATGGCGGCCAGAATAGCGGTCCCATGGTTAGGACGTACACGTTCGACGATGTCGTCAGCACGCTGAACCAGGTTGCGCCCTACGACTGGCGCAAATTCCTGACCGATCGCATCATCAACATCGCCCCGAATGCACCGCTAGGCGGCATCGAAGGTGGCGGGTGGCGCGTCGTTTACACCGACACTCCCTCCGACCTGACCAAGGCGCACGAGACTTCTGGAAAAGCGCTGGACGCGTCGGCATCCATCGGGTTGCTGCTGAAGGAAGACGGCAAGGTATCGGATGCCATCCACGACATGATCTCCGCAAAGGCGGGCATCGGTCCCGGAATGAGCGTCGTGGCCGTGAACGGACGCAAGTTCTCGCCCGATGTCATGCGCGATGCGCTCAAGGCCAGCAAGAACAGTCGCGAACCATTGCAGTTGCTGATTGAGAACGCCGAATACTTCAAAGCGGTTTCGCTCGACTACCACGACGGGCTGCGCTATCCGCACCTTGTTCGGGACAGCAGCAAGCCGGACTTCATCGGCGACATCATCAAGCCAAAGGTCACGACGCCGCCGGAGCCCGAACCGAAGCCCAGCGAGTAG
- a CDS encoding ribonuclease HII has product MPRRATPKSSGGKNAISKAAAKLRLLKKLKCTTRFEKAAWDTGARLIAGVDEVGRGSLFGPVVAGAVILDPNYRIKGLRDSKLLPASRREQLAKRIREHSIAYAIAAVDVARIDQLNIYWASQLAMVEAVSKLVTKPDHLLIDAMSIPYECSQTKIIHGDALSASIAAASIIAKVERDAMMREWDPIYPQYGLASNKGYYTQKHLKSLREHGPSPLHRQSFAPVWNSTAGQAMLGFMLEDDEAPEAALQALASEELGSSEELGETVLIAGES; this is encoded by the coding sequence GTGCCACGCCGAGCCACCCCAAAATCATCGGGCGGGAAGAATGCCATATCGAAAGCTGCGGCGAAGCTGCGATTGCTCAAAAAGCTGAAGTGCACGACCAGGTTCGAGAAGGCGGCATGGGACACAGGCGCTCGCCTGATCGCTGGCGTGGATGAAGTAGGGCGCGGATCGCTCTTCGGACCCGTCGTCGCTGGCGCCGTAATTCTCGACCCCAACTATCGGATCAAAGGACTGCGCGATTCCAAGTTGCTGCCGGCATCCAGGCGCGAACAACTGGCCAAGCGCATACGCGAGCACTCCATCGCATACGCCATTGCGGCCGTGGATGTCGCGCGGATCGACCAGCTCAACATTTACTGGGCTTCGCAATTGGCAATGGTTGAAGCAGTTTCCAAACTTGTCACAAAGCCCGATCACCTTCTGATCGACGCCATGAGCATTCCCTACGAATGTTCGCAGACGAAAATCATTCATGGCGACGCGCTTTCGGCTTCGATCGCCGCCGCATCGATCATCGCAAAGGTCGAGCGCGACGCGATGATGCGCGAGTGGGATCCGATCTATCCGCAGTACGGGCTGGCGTCCAACAAGGGCTACTACACGCAGAAGCATCTGAAGAGCCTGCGTGAGCATGGACCTTCGCCTTTGCACAGGCAGTCGTTTGCTCCCGTCTGGAACTCGACGGCAGGACAGGCGATGCTGGGCTTCATGCTGGAAGACGACGAAGCACCGGAAGCGGCACTCCAGGCACTGGCATCGGAGGAGCTCGGTTCTTCGGAAGAACTCGGCGAGACCGTTCTGATCGCCGGCGAAAGCTGA
- the rplS gene encoding 50S ribosomal protein L19 yields the protein MSTSPIIAKLLAKAQRTDIPNFQPGDTVRVHVKIKEGDKERVQVFEGTVISKRFGSQPSFMVRKMSFGQGVERIFPTNSKVVDKVEIVRSAKVRRAKLYYLRALRGKAARLKEADRA from the coding sequence ATGTCGACATCACCGATTATTGCCAAACTGCTCGCGAAGGCGCAGCGTACCGACATCCCCAACTTCCAGCCCGGCGACACCGTTCGTGTACACGTGAAGATCAAGGAAGGCGATAAAGAACGCGTCCAGGTCTTCGAGGGCACCGTTATCTCGAAGAGATTCGGCTCACAGCCGAGCTTCATGGTTCGCAAGATGAGCTTCGGCCAGGGTGTCGAGCGTATCTTCCCGACGAACTCCAAGGTCGTCGACAAGGTGGAGATCGTCCGCTCCGCGAAGGTTCGCCGCGCCAAGCTGTACTATTTGCGCGCGTTGCGCGGCAAGGCTGCCCGCTTGAAGGAAGCCGATAGGGCTTAG
- the trmD gene encoding tRNA (guanosine(37)-N1)-methyltransferase TrmD, which translates to MKFEIVTIFPDFFRGPLDFGIVRKAREAGIIDIGIHDLRAFTHDRHKTVDDRPFGGGEGMVLKPEPIFECLESMAIAPREERMSGTAREAVIMMSPQGQMFNQEVAQELKQMGRVVLLCGRYEGVDERVSEHLADREISVGDFVLSGGELGAAIIVDTVTRLLPGALGNEASARQESFTAGATQSEDNGLPDSTCASGGLLDYPHYTRPADFRGMPVPEVLMNGNHDEIRRWRRRRALEKTLRNRPDLLEKVALSEEDKILLAQIQGLEVPGRRRGRAKRDRI; encoded by the coding sequence ATGAAGTTCGAGATCGTTACGATTTTTCCGGACTTTTTCCGTGGGCCGCTTGATTTCGGCATTGTGCGCAAAGCGCGCGAAGCTGGGATCATTGACATAGGAATCCACGACCTGCGGGCGTTTACGCATGACCGTCACAAGACGGTCGATGACCGTCCGTTCGGCGGCGGTGAGGGCATGGTGCTGAAGCCGGAGCCGATTTTCGAATGCCTTGAGAGCATGGCCATTGCGCCGCGTGAAGAACGCATGAGCGGCACGGCGCGCGAGGCGGTGATCATGATGTCGCCGCAAGGGCAGATGTTCAACCAGGAGGTCGCGCAGGAACTGAAGCAGATGGGCCGCGTGGTCCTGCTGTGCGGACGTTACGAAGGCGTGGATGAGCGTGTAAGCGAACACCTGGCAGATCGTGAAATTTCGGTCGGGGATTTCGTATTGAGCGGCGGAGAGCTTGGAGCGGCGATCATCGTCGACACGGTGACGCGACTTCTTCCGGGTGCGCTCGGCAACGAGGCGTCAGCGCGGCAGGAGTCATTCACTGCCGGAGCGACGCAGTCAGAGGACAATGGTTTGCCGGATTCGACTTGTGCTTCCGGCGGGTTGCTCGATTATCCGCACTACACGCGCCCCGCGGACTTTCGCGGGATGCCGGTTCCCGAAGTCCTGATGAACGGGAACCATGACGAGATTCGGCGCTGGCGTCGTCGCCGCGCGCTGGAAAAAACGCTGAGGAACCGCCCCGACCTGCTGGAAAAGGTGGCGCTCAGCGAAGAAGATAAAATTCTGCTCGCGCAGATACAAGGCTTGGAAGTTCCGGGCCGGCGGCGAGGGCGGGCAAAACGAGACAGAATCTGA
- the rimM gene encoding ribosome maturation factor RimM (Essential for efficient processing of 16S rRNA) codes for MSGLSGSPEYITLAKVVKTQGRHGELAAQLFTDFPERFEDRRELSALGGRGERRELRLEDFWPHKGGMIFKFAGIDSIEDAEKLIGWEIQIPREQRAELEEGAVYVSDLVGCAVLVVESGGERRLGAIDDVNFGAGEAPLLVVKEGRKEYLIPFVEAFTKAVDVPGKRVVMQLPGGMLELDAPLSRDEQKRQEKPEDGDKV; via the coding sequence GTGAGCGGACTTTCAGGCAGCCCCGAGTACATCACCCTTGCGAAAGTGGTGAAGACGCAAGGGCGGCACGGCGAACTGGCAGCGCAGTTGTTCACCGACTTCCCGGAACGCTTTGAAGATCGGCGCGAGTTGAGCGCCCTCGGTGGACGCGGCGAGCGGCGCGAATTACGCCTGGAAGATTTCTGGCCCCACAAGGGCGGCATGATCTTCAAGTTTGCAGGCATCGACTCGATCGAAGATGCCGAAAAGCTCATCGGGTGGGAGATACAGATTCCACGCGAACAGCGCGCCGAGTTGGAAGAGGGCGCGGTTTACGTCAGCGACCTTGTCGGCTGCGCGGTATTGGTAGTTGAAAGCGGTGGCGAACGGCGGCTGGGCGCCATCGACGACGTGAACTTTGGTGCCGGAGAAGCCCCGTTACTCGTCGTAAAGGAAGGCCGCAAAGAGTATCTGATTCCTTTCGTCGAGGCGTTTACAAAAGCCGTTGACGTGCCCGGCAAGCGAGTTGTGATGCAACTGCCGGGTGGAATGCTGGAACTGGATGCTCCGCTGAGCCGCGACGAGCAGAAGCGGCAAGAGAAGCCGGAAGACGGCGACAAAGTTTAG
- a CDS encoding KH domain-containing protein produces the protein MASTYAGDVRALTETLAKALVDAPDQVTVEASEHGDTVEVSLRVASSDLGRVIGRAGRTARCLRAILNAAGSKAYKRYSLDIVE, from the coding sequence ATGGCATCGACTTACGCAGGTGACGTTCGCGCATTGACCGAGACGCTGGCAAAGGCGCTTGTTGATGCTCCCGACCAGGTCACGGTAGAAGCTTCGGAGCATGGCGACACCGTGGAGGTCAGCCTTCGGGTCGCGTCTTCCGATCTCGGGAGAGTGATTGGCAGGGCGGGGCGCACGGCGAGATGCCTGCGCGCCATCCTGAACGCGGCTGGGTCGAAGGCATACAAGCGCTACAGCCTGGACATCGTCGAGTAG
- the rpsP gene encoding 30S ribosomal protein S16 yields the protein MIRLSRRGAPKQPVYRIVVIEKDRARDGRSLEVVGIYNPRTNPATIDLKRDRVDYWVSKGARMSDTVNKLVAKSAAAPTTAA from the coding sequence ATGATTCGTCTGTCGCGCCGTGGCGCGCCCAAGCAGCCTGTTTACCGCATTGTGGTCATTGAGAAAGATCGCGCCCGTGATGGCCGTTCTTTGGAAGTCGTGGGCATTTATAACCCGCGCACGAACCCGGCGACCATTGATCTGAAGCGCGACCGCGTCGATTACTGGGTGTCGAAGGGCGCCCGCATGAGCGACACAGTGAACAAGCTGGTTGCGAAGTCCGCAGCAGCCCCGACCACCGCAGCGTAA
- the ffh gene encoding signal recognition particle protein: protein MFENLTEKLQRTFKSLRGQGTLTEENMDEALREIRMALLEADVNFKVVKELIDRIREKAMGQEVMTALSPGEQVVKIVRDELVAVLGRDTAKLKFASQPPTVVLMAGLQGSGKTTTSGKLAAWLKKGGHRPMLVSVDVYRPAAREQLSVVAKAIGAKIYEGKVEEANTATVERLAKEARREAVNNGCDVLIVDTAGRLHIDEQLMEEMQSLKSLLNPQEILFIADSMTGQDAVRSADEFHKKLSLTGVVLTKMDGDARGGAALSIRSVTGQPIKFIGIGEKYDALEPFHPDRIVGRILGMGDILSLIERAEEKIDKKKSEEFAKKALSGDGFSLEDFRDQLRQVKKMGSLSSIIGMLPKIGPFANMQQVADKVDEKELVRVEAIINSMTSWEREHHEAINGSRRKRIARGSGTSVQEVNHLLRQYAQMRKMFKTMSKPSFAKRMAGMKMPGM from the coding sequence ATGTTTGAGAACCTTACCGAAAAACTGCAACGTACATTCAAGAGCCTTCGCGGCCAGGGAACGCTGACCGAGGAGAACATGGATGAAGCCCTGCGGGAAATTCGCATGGCGCTGCTTGAAGCCGACGTCAATTTCAAAGTCGTCAAGGAACTGATCGATCGCATTCGCGAGAAGGCGATGGGCCAGGAAGTCATGACCGCGCTCTCGCCCGGCGAGCAGGTTGTGAAGATCGTTCGTGACGAACTGGTCGCGGTACTCGGTCGCGACACTGCAAAGCTGAAGTTCGCTTCCCAGCCACCCACCGTCGTGTTGATGGCGGGCTTGCAAGGTTCCGGCAAGACGACGACATCCGGCAAGCTAGCCGCGTGGCTGAAAAAGGGCGGACACCGCCCGATGCTGGTTTCTGTGGACGTCTATCGCCCGGCAGCGCGCGAGCAATTGAGCGTGGTCGCCAAGGCGATTGGCGCGAAAATTTACGAAGGCAAAGTCGAAGAGGCGAACACGGCGACCGTCGAGCGCCTGGCGAAAGAAGCGCGGCGTGAAGCCGTCAACAATGGTTGTGACGTGCTGATCGTCGATACCGCCGGCCGTCTGCACATCGACGAACAACTGATGGAAGAGATGCAGTCGCTGAAGTCGCTGCTCAATCCTCAGGAAATCCTTTTCATCGCCGACTCAATGACCGGACAGGACGCCGTGCGTTCGGCCGATGAGTTCCACAAGAAGCTTTCGCTCACTGGCGTGGTACTCACCAAGATGGACGGTGATGCGCGGGGCGGCGCGGCGCTCTCCATTCGCAGCGTGACGGGCCAGCCAATCAAGTTCATCGGCATCGGCGAAAAGTACGACGCTCTGGAGCCTTTCCACCCGGACCGCATCGTCGGCCGGATTCTCGGCATGGGCGACATCCTTTCGCTGATCGAACGCGCCGAAGAAAAGATCGACAAGAAGAAGTCCGAGGAGTTCGCGAAGAAGGCGCTGAGTGGCGACGGCTTCTCACTCGAAGACTTCCGCGATCAGTTGCGGCAGGTAAAGAAGATGGGATCGCTGTCGAGCATCATCGGCATGCTGCCGAAAATCGGTCCATTCGCCAACATGCAGCAAGTGGCGGACAAGGTTGACGAGAAGGAACTGGTTCGCGTGGAGGCGATCATCAACTCCATGACGTCCTGGGAACGCGAGCATCACGAGGCCATCAACGGCTCACGCCGTAAGCGCATTGCACGCGGCTCCGGCACGAGCGTGCAAGAAGTAAACCACCTGCTCCGTCAGTACGCCCAGATGCGCAAGATGTTCAAAACCATGAGCAAGCCGAGTTTTGCGAAGCGTATGGCAGGAATGAAGATGCCAGGCATGTAA
- a CDS encoding histone deacetylase, giving the protein MLPFKLVYSDGYNLPIGKHVFPANKYRLAHRFLLEHGIASEDDIVAPRPATDEDVLLVHAPMYVSKLKTGLLSAREELELEVPYSPELVQTFWLHAGGTILTADYALRDGVCINLGGGFHHAFIDHGEGFCVINDIAIAIRKMQRQGRIARAMTVDCDVHQGNGTAAIFGGHQEPFPPPQAWSALLTAPRNPAHMAHSESKDVFTISLHQENNYPAWKPPSSIDVNLPDGTDDGEYLEWLEKALTRGLQQFEPELLCYVAGADPYREDQLGGLALTSEGLKHRDQLVFATAKNHGVPVMVTLAGGYAVRLEDTVEIHANTVRAAREVFATENGP; this is encoded by the coding sequence ATGCTCCCTTTCAAACTCGTCTACAGCGACGGCTACAACCTCCCGATCGGCAAGCACGTCTTCCCGGCGAATAAGTATCGGCTCGCACACAGATTTTTGTTGGAGCATGGGATTGCGTCGGAGGATGACATTGTTGCGCCGCGACCTGCCACGGACGAGGATGTCCTGCTGGTACACGCTCCGATGTACGTAAGCAAGTTGAAGACGGGTTTGTTATCCGCGCGCGAAGAGCTCGAGTTGGAAGTTCCCTACAGTCCTGAACTCGTGCAGACCTTCTGGCTTCATGCGGGCGGAACCATTCTTACGGCCGATTACGCGCTGCGCGATGGCGTCTGCATAAACCTGGGCGGCGGCTTTCATCATGCATTCATCGACCACGGCGAAGGCTTCTGCGTCATCAACGACATCGCGATTGCAATCCGCAAGATGCAGCGGCAGGGTCGCATTGCCCGCGCCATGACCGTCGACTGCGATGTGCATCAGGGAAATGGAACGGCCGCCATCTTCGGAGGACATCAGGAACCGTTTCCGCCTCCGCAAGCATGGTCGGCGTTGCTGACAGCGCCTCGAAATCCGGCGCACATGGCGCACAGCGAATCGAAGGATGTCTTCACCATCTCTCTGCACCAGGAGAACAACTACCCCGCATGGAAGCCACCTTCATCCATCGACGTGAACTTGCCGGACGGCACGGACGACGGCGAGTACCTTGAATGGCTGGAGAAGGCTCTAACTCGGGGGTTGCAGCAATTCGAGCCTGAGTTACTGTGCTACGTCGCCGGGGCGGACCCCTATCGCGAAGACCAGCTCGGCGGGCTGGCACTCACCTCAGAAGGGCTTAAGCATCGCGATCAGTTGGTATTCGCAACAGCAAAAAATCACGGCGTGCCGGTGATGGTGACCCTTGCGGGCGGATACGCGGTTCGCCTGGAAGACACGGTCGAAATCCACGCGAATACCGTGCGGGCAGCACGCGAAGTCTTCGCGACCGAAAATGGGCCGTGA
- a CDS encoding periplasmic heavy metal sensor: MNRRQLVVLVCVTLVLGLATVAFAGQGQRQRGMKGMHGGMQGGFGMGMHGRMLDQMATRLKLTPDQEQRVRQLARDRAKQSMSEAESSRAARHALMKEVFSEQPNQAEIQKQVAFLQQHSAKTINDFVSSGIEMNKVLTPEQRAEMQKMLDENQQVTERRRERMRQRMTRQPAPANK, translated from the coding sequence ATGAATCGTCGTCAACTGGTGGTACTCGTCTGCGTCACGCTGGTGCTTGGTCTCGCCACGGTGGCCTTTGCCGGTCAGGGTCAACGCCAACGAGGGATGAAGGGTATGCATGGAGGTATGCAGGGTGGCTTTGGGATGGGTATGCACGGGCGGATGCTGGACCAGATGGCCACACGCCTGAAACTCACGCCGGATCAGGAGCAGCGCGTGCGGCAACTTGCACGTGATCGCGCAAAGCAGAGCATGAGCGAAGCAGAAAGTTCGCGCGCCGCCAGACATGCACTTATGAAGGAAGTTTTCTCTGAGCAGCCGAACCAGGCTGAGATTCAGAAACAGGTCGCCTTCCTGCAACAGCACTCTGCCAAAACGATCAACGACTTCGTCTCCAGCGGGATCGAGATGAACAAAGTTCTCACACCTGAGCAGCGCGCCGAAATGCAAAAGATGCTCGACGAAAACCAGCAGGTCACCGAGCGTAGGCGCGAACGCATGCGCCAGCGCATGACGCGACAGCCGGCTCCTGCAAACAAGTAA
- a CDS encoding helix-turn-helix transcriptional regulator: MITAGQQLRNLRERLGFTIRDVEAASLKIAALHKLDEFGIPLSRLSDIETKGIVPSIYRLYSLSIIYRCDLRELLCWYGVDVNATAADLGVSEPPRSHKVNTLQSATIVQMPTSLDPGFDQRRTANLGRMIEQWGMVPVQYLSQLSENDRYSYGYIGSEDFTMYPLLLPGCFVQIDETKNKVQEGVWRSEYERPIYFVETRERFICCWCGLAGDKLILQPHPLSPESVRTLKQPQEAEVIGQVVGIAMRLGECFSPAHAPVRTMRELPT, encoded by the coding sequence TTGATCACCGCAGGACAACAGCTTCGCAATCTTCGAGAACGACTGGGCTTTACGATCCGGGATGTGGAAGCCGCCAGCCTGAAAATCGCGGCTCTGCACAAGCTTGATGAATTCGGCATTCCGCTCAGCCGGTTGTCAGACATCGAGACGAAGGGCATCGTCCCCAGCATCTACAGGCTCTACTCCCTTAGCATCATTTATCGCTGCGATTTGCGCGAACTGCTGTGCTGGTATGGCGTTGACGTAAACGCTACGGCTGCGGATCTGGGTGTCTCCGAACCTCCACGTTCGCACAAGGTAAATACGTTACAGAGTGCGACGATCGTGCAAATGCCGACGTCGTTGGACCCCGGGTTCGATCAGCGGCGAACCGCGAACCTTGGCCGCATGATCGAACAATGGGGCATGGTGCCAGTGCAGTACCTGTCGCAGCTCTCCGAAAACGACCGCTACAGCTATGGATACATCGGCAGCGAGGACTTTACGATGTATCCGCTGCTGCTGCCCGGCTGCTTTGTGCAGATCGATGAGACGAAGAACAAAGTACAGGAGGGCGTATGGCGTTCCGAATACGAGCGGCCCATCTACTTTGTTGAGACTCGCGAAAGATTTATATGCTGCTGGTGCGGTCTTGCAGGCGACAAGCTGATATTGCAGCCGCATCCGTTATCACCCGAGTCGGTCCGAACCTTGAAGCAACCTCAAGAGGCCGAAGTAATCGGGCAAGTGGTGGGAATTGCTATGCGGTTGGGCGAGTGTTTTTCGCCCGCGCACGCTCCAGTGCGGACAATGCGAGAACTGCCGACTTAA
- a CDS encoding methyltransferase domain-containing protein: MLNTSRSRSRQALLFAQNFIKHPKMIGSFIPSSKYLIDRLLGKVDWQRACVIVEYGPGVGTISREVLQRMRGDAVLIVIEMNEDFVGFLRQSMRDPRLRIVHGSAVDVRQALASQGLEAADYIISGIPYTTLPEHLREQVMRETREALAPGGAFLVYQFTRAVLPYLQDTFDVVTEEFEPLNILPAQLFHCPR; the protein is encoded by the coding sequence TTGCTCAACACATCACGTTCAAGATCGCGCCAGGCACTGCTGTTCGCGCAGAACTTCATCAAGCATCCCAAGATGATCGGGTCCTTCATTCCGAGTTCGAAATACTTAATCGATCGCCTTCTCGGAAAAGTGGATTGGCAACGCGCCTGCGTCATCGTGGAGTACGGCCCCGGCGTTGGAACGATTTCCAGGGAAGTTCTGCAACGCATGCGTGGCGATGCGGTACTGATCGTCATTGAGATGAATGAAGACTTCGTCGGATTTCTGCGGCAATCCATGCGCGATCCTCGCCTGCGGATCGTACACGGTTCCGCCGTTGACGTGCGCCAGGCGCTTGCATCGCAGGGGCTGGAGGCCGCCGATTACATTATCTCGGGAATCCCGTACACCACGTTGCCAGAGCACCTTCGCGAGCAGGTCATGCGGGAAACTCGCGAAGCGCTCGCGCCCGGCGGCGCGTTCCTTGTTTATCAGTTCACGCGAGCCGTGCTGCCATATTTGCAAGATACGTTCGATGTTGTCACGGAGGAGTTCGAACCTTTGAACATCCTCCCTGCACAGCTCTTCCATTGTCCCCGGTAG